The stretch of DNA AACGCCCGCTTGGCCGCGGTGACGCGCTTGCCGTCGGGCATCGGCTCGTCGGAGCAGACCAGCCAGAGCACCGGGCCGTGCCCGCCGGACAGCGCCGCCGCGTGCGGCTCGCCGCACGGGCCGGGGCGGGAGTCCCAGGTGCGCCCGCCGTCGGCGGTGGCGTGCAGGCCGGCGCCCTCGCCGCCCCACGCGAGGAGGTAGCCGTGGGCGGTGTCGCCGCGCCGGACGAGCGAGGAGCCGAGCGTCCGCGGCACCGGCAGGTCGCGCAGCGCGAGCGCCCTGCCGACGGTGCCGGACCGGACGACGACGGGGCAGTCGTCCTCGGCGCCGCAGCCGTGCTCGGTCACCCAGACGGAACGGTCCAGCACCGACACGGAGGCGACCTTGCTCGGCTGCGGCACGCGGTGCCAGGTGCGGGCGCCGTCGTGGGTGACGTAGAGGTCCGGGTTGTACGCGAACCCCTCGTTGGCGTCGACCATCCGCAACGACCGCGCCGCGCCCCCGCGCGGGTCCTCCTGGACGAACGACGTACGGGCCACGCCGGTCGCGACCGGCACCCGCGCCTCCCAGGAGCCGCCACCGTCGGTGGTCCGCCAGGTGGCGACGTCGCAGGTGGCGCCGGTGCACTTGAGGCCGATCGCCCAGCCGGTGGACGGGTCGACGAAGTCGACGTCGGTGACGACGTAGTCGGCCTGGTCGTCGGGCACGAACCGGCTGCCGAGCGCGACCCGGTCGCTGGTGGTGCCGACGGCGGCGACGTCGGGCCGCCGGGCACGCTGCGCGTCCCGGCCGAGCGCGGCGACGCCGCCGGCGATGCCGACCATCGCGAACGCCGCGGTCACCGCGACGACGCGCCGGTGCTCGCGCCGCTGCTTCCGCGCGCGGAGCGCGGACAGCGGCGGCGGGGTCACCGAGTCCTCGAGGCCGCGGCGCAGGCCGTCCCAGTCAGCCACCGGCGAGTGCCTCCTCGTCCATGCCCAGCACGCCCGCGAGGGCGGTCCGGCCGCGCGAGAGCCGCGCCTTGATCGTGCCGCTCGGCGCCCCCACGGCGGCGGCGACCTCGTCGACGCTCATGCCGACGAAGTGGTGCAGCACCAGCGCCTCCCGCTGCGCCTCCGGCAGCCCCTTCATGGCCGTCATCAACGCCACGTGGTCCGGCGACAGCTCCGGCTCGGCGGCGGGCACGCCGTGCTTGACCAGCGCGGCCGCGCCGCGCACGGCGCGGCGCCAGCGGCTGCGGGCGAGGTTGAGCGCGACGGTCCGCAGCCACGCCTCCGGGGCGTCGTACTCCTTGATCTGGTCCCAGCGGCCGATGGCGCGCATGAACGCCTCCTGCACGACGTCCTCCGCCTCCTGCCGGCTCCCGGTGACGGCGTGGAGCTGGGCCACCAGCTTCCGGTACGAGGCGGCGTACACGTCGTCGAGCGTCAGCTCGCCTCGCACCGCACCCCCCTCGCCGCCGGGCCGTCGCTAGACGCGACGCGCGGGAGCGCCGCCTGGTTGCATCACCGGGCCGACTCGTCCTCCGCGAGCTGCACGAACGTCCGCACCGGCACGCCGGTGCCGCCCTTCGGCGTGTAGCCCCACGCGTCGAGCGTGTTGTAGGCGGGGCCGGCGACGTCGAGGTGCGCCCACGGGATGCCGTCCTTGACGAACTCCCGGAGGAACACGCCGCCGACGAGCATGCCGCCGTAGCGGTCGCCGGTGTTGGTGATGTCGGCGACGTCGGAGTCGATGGACTTGCGCAGCTCGGCGGGCAGCGGCATCGGCCACATCATCTCGCCGGCCCGCCCGGAGGCGTCGACGATCCGCGCGCGGAGGTCGTCGTCGTTGGCCATGACGCCGGCGGTGCGGTTGCCGAGCGCGACGAGCTGCGCGCCGGTGAGCGTCGCGGCGTCGACGATGAGGTCGGGCGACTCCTCGCCGGCGCGCACGATCGCGTCGGCGAGGATCAGCCGGCCCTCGGCGTCGGTGTTGAGGATCTCGACGCGCTTGCCGCCGTACATGGTCAGCACGTCGCCGGGGCGGATCGCCGAGCCGCTCGGCATGTTCTCGGCGGTGGGGACCCAGCCGGTGACGTTGACGGGGAGGTTCAGGCGGGCGATCGCGGTGAGCGCCGCGACGACGGCGGCCGCGCCGGCCATGTCGGACTTCATCCACTCCATCGACGCGGCCGGCTTGATGGAGATGCCGCCGGAGTCGAACGTCACGCCCTTGCCGACCAGCGCCAGCGTGCGGGTGGCCTTGGCGTGGGTGTGCGCGATGCGGACGAGGCGGGGCGGGTTGGCGGAGCCCTGGCCGACGCCGAGGATGCCGCCGTAGCCGCCCTTGCGCAGCGCCTTCTCGTCCATGACGTCGACGGCGCAGCCGGCCTTGGCGCCCTCGGTGCGCGCGACGTCGGCGAGGTCGGCGGGGTGCAGGTCGCCGGGCGGCGTGTTGACGAGGTCGCGGGCCAGCGCCACGGCGGCGGCGACGGTCTCGGCCCGCTTGGCGGCGTTGGCCGACGCCTTGCCCTTCGGGTCGGCGGTCGCGACGGTCACCGCCTGCACCGGCTCCTTGCGCCCGTCGAGGGAGGCGTTGCGGAACCGCGTGAAGTCGTAGGCGCCGAGCAGCGACCCCTCGGCGACGGCGCGCAGCGCCTCGTCGGCCGCGACGGTGCCGGAGAGCGCGAGCGTGGTGAGCGCGCGGCGGGTGCCGGCGGCGGCGCGGACGCCGGTGCCGGCGGCGCGGCGCAGCGTCTCGGCCGTCACCTGCTTGGCGTCGCCGAGGCCGACGACCACGACGCTCGTCGCGCCCGTGGCGCCCATCGTCGGGATGCGGACCGACTCGTCCTCGTCGCCCACGAAGCCGAGGTCGGCCAGCGTCTTCGCCAGGCGGCCGCCGAGCGCCTTGTCGACGGCGGCGTTGCCGGCGGCGAGCTGGGGACCCTTGGGCCCCTTGGCGGCGCCGATGATGAGGACGTCGGTCTTCGCGGCCGCGACGTCGGGGCCGGTGAGTGCGAGCGAGGTCATGCGCGGAACTCTAACGGCCGCCGCACTCCGGTAGCGTGCCGGGCCGTGACCGACCTCAAGCACACGGCGTTGCACGACCGCCACAGCGCCCTCGGCGCGAAGCTCGCCGACTTCGGCGGCTGGGAGATGCCCATCGAGTACCCGGGCGGCGGCGTGCTCGCCGAGCACGCGGCGGTGCGCGAGCGGGTGGGGCTGTTCGACGTGAGCCACCTCGGCAAGGCGTCGGTGACCGGGCCCGGCGCCTTCGAGCTCGTCAACGGCTGCCTCACCAACGACCTGCGCCGCATCGGACCCGGGCAGGCGCAGTACACGCTCTGCTGCGACGAGAGCGGCGGCGTCGTCGACGACCTCATCGCGTACGTGCGCTCCGACGACGACGTGCTGCTCGTCCCGAACGCCGCCAACACCGCCGAGGTCGCCCGCCGCCTCGCCGACGCCGCCCCGAGCGGCATCGACGTCATGAACCTGCACGAGGCGTACGCGATCCTGGCCGTGCAGGGCCCGCGCTCGCCGGGCGTGCTGCGGTCGCTGGGGCTGACCGACGACCTCGCGTACATGGCGTTCGCCGAGGACGTGTGGAACGGCCACTCCGTGATCGTCTGCCGCACCGGCTACACCGGCGAGCACGGCTACGAGCTGCTCGCCCGGTGGGACGACGCGGACGCGCTGTGGGACGCGGCGCTCGACGCGGTGCGCGCGCACGACGGGCTGCCGTGCGGGCTGGGGGCACGGGACACGTTGCGGACCGAGATGGGGTACCCGCTGCACGGCCACGAGCTGTCGCTCGACATCTCGCCGGTGCAGGCGCGGGCCGGGTGGGCGGTCGGCTGGGGGAAGCCGGCGTTCTGGGGGCGCGACGCGCTGGTGGCGGAGAAAGAGCGCGGCGCGGCGCGGCTGCTCTGGGGGCTGAAGGCGACCGACCGGTCGATCCCGCGCCCCGGCATGACGGTGAGCGCCGGCGGTGACGCGGTGGGGGAGGTGACCAGCGGGACGTTCTCGCCGACGCTGCGGGTCGGGATCGGGCTGGCGCTGCTCGCCTCCGGCATCGGCACCGGCGACACGGTCGACGTGGACGTGCGCGGGCGGCAGGTGGCGATGGAGGTCGTGAAGCCGCCGTTCGTCACCGCCGCACCGAAGTGACGCGCCTCGACCAGCTGCGGCGGCTCGCGCTGGCGCTGCCGGAGACGACGGAGCAGGTCGCCTGGGAGGACCACCCGACGTTCCGGGTGCGCGACAAGATCTTCGTCATCACCGGCTTCGACGCGGGGTCGATGACCGTGAAGGCGACCCTGGAGGACCAGGAGGCGCTGGTCGCGACGCACCCGCGCGTGACGAAGGCGGCGTACGTCGGCCGGTACGGCTGGGTCTCCGTCGACCTCACCGGCAAGGGGCTGGACTGGGCGATGGTCGAGGACCTGGTGCGCGAGTCGTACCGGCTGGTCGCGCCGAAGAAGCTGGCCGCGCAGGTCGCCGCTGCTCGCCCGTAGCGGCGGGTGCCTACAGGGCGGTGACGAGCAGGACGACGGTGGCGGCGACCTCGACCTGCGCGCCGAGGACGTCGCCGTTGACGCCGCCGAGGCGGCGGACCGCGCGCCACCGCAACGCGTGCGCGGCGGCGAGCGCGAGCACCACCGCGAGCGCGAGGTGGGTGCCGCCGTGCCAGCGCCGCGCGTCGTCGTACCAGCCGGCCGCGAACGCCGCCGCCGTCGCGGCCGCCGCCCAGCCGAGCGCGACGGCACGCGGGACGGTGCCGGCGACGAGCGCGCCGAGACCGGTGGCGGACATCGGCGGCGTGCGCGGCGTGCAGGACAGCGTCGCGGCGACGCGGCCGGCGACGGTGGCGGTGACGACGGCGACGGTGGCGCGGCCGACGGTGACGCACGCGGCGAGCGAGGTCGCCTGGAGCAGCAGGACGAGCACGAGCGTGACGACCCCGAACGGTCCGACGTCGCCGCGCCGCATCACGGCCGCCGCGTCGGCGGGCCGCCGCAGCGAGCCGAGGCCGTCGGCGGTGTCGGCGAGGCCGTCGAGGTGCAGCCCGCGGGTGAGGGCGGCGAGCGTCGCGACGCCGACGGTGCCGGCGAGGACCGGCGTCGCGTCGGACGGCGCGAGCAGCCGGGTCGCGAACACCGCGGCGGCCGCGACGATCCCCAGCGCGAGCCCGACGAGCGGCGCGAGCGTCATCGCCCACCGCGCGTCGTCGCGGGTGGGGTCGGCGGCGCGGACGCGCAGGATCGTGAGCAGCGACAGCGCGAGGCGCAGCCCGCGGGTCACGCCGGCCCCGAGACGCCCGCGTCGCCGAACGTCGCCATCTCCCGCAGCACCGCCACCGCCGCGTCGAGCAGCGGCAGCGCGAGCAGCGCGCCGGTGCCCTCGCCGAGCCGCAGCGACAGGTCGAGCAACGGCTCCAGCCCGAGGTGCGCCAACGCCCTCCGGTGCGCCGGCTCGGTCGACCGGTGGCCGGCGACGAGGTACGCGGGCAGCCGCGGCGCGATCGCCGCCGCGACGACGGCGGCCGCGCCGGGCACGACGCCGTCGAGCAGCACCGGCGTGCGCCGCCGCGCGGCGCCGGCGAGGAAGCCGGTCATCGCGGCGACGTCCTCGCCGCCGACCTCGGCGAGCAGGTCGAGGGGCGCGAGCGTCGCGGCGCGCGAGCGGCGCAGCGCGTCGCGCACGACGGCGACCTTGCGCATCCAGCCCGCGTCGTCGACGCCGGTGCCGCGCCCGACCGTCTCCTGCGGCTCGGCGCCGGTGACCGCGCAGACGAGTGCCGCGGCGGCGGTGCTGTTGCCGATGCCCATGTCGCCCGCGATGAGCAGGTCGGCGCCGTTGTCGACCTCCTCGTCGGCGATGCGCAGCCCGCGCTCGAACGCCGCCTCCGCCGCCGCGCGCGTCGTCGCGGGCTCGACGGAGATGGCGCCGGACGGCCGCCCGACGCTGTCGTCCGCGACCCGCAGGCCGACGTCGTGCAGGCGGGCGAGGACGGAGGACGCGGCGCCGCCGCCGGCGATGTTCGCGACCATCTGCGCGGTGACCTCGGCCGGATACGCCGACACGCCGAGCCGCGCGACACCGTGGTCGCCCGCGAACACCACGAGCCGCCTGCGCCGCAACGGTCGCGGCGGGCACTCGCCCTGCACGCCGCAGAGCCAGACGGACAGCCCTTCGAGGCGGCCGAGCGCGCCGGGCGGCTTGGTGAGCGACGCCTGCCGCGCGAACGCCGCGTCCATCGCGGCCTCGTCCAGCGGCGGCACCTCCACGCGGCGCAACCTACTTCAGCCGCAACGGCTGCCCGGCCACCGTGAGCCAGACCTCGTCCGACTCGGCGGCGACGGCGGCGTTGAGCCGGCCGAGCGCGTCGCGGAACGCCCGCCCGCTCGCGGTGGCGGGCACGATGCCGGAGCCGACCTCGTTGCTCACGGCGACGACGCGGCGCCGGGTCCGCCGCCACGCGTCCACCAGCGCGTCCGGG from Mycobacteriales bacterium encodes:
- the cobT gene encoding nicotinate-nucleotide--dimethylbenzimidazole phosphoribosyltransferase; this translates as MDAAFARQASLTKPPGALGRLEGLSVWLCGVQGECPPRPLRRRRLVVFAGDHGVARLGVSAYPAEVTAQMVANIAGGGAASSVLARLHDVGLRVADDSVGRPSGAISVEPATTRAAAEAAFERGLRIADEEVDNGADLLIAGDMGIGNSTAAAALVCAVTGAEPQETVGRGTGVDDAGWMRKVAVVRDALRRSRAATLAPLDLLAEVGGEDVAAMTGFLAGAARRRTPVLLDGVVPGAAAVVAAAIAPRLPAYLVAGHRSTEPAHRRALAHLGLEPLLDLSLRLGEGTGALLALPLLDAAVAVLREMATFGDAGVSGPA
- a CDS encoding MmcQ/YjbR family DNA-binding protein; the protein is MTRLDQLRRLALALPETTEQVAWEDHPTFRVRDKIFVITGFDAGSMTVKATLEDQEALVATHPRVTKAAYVGRYGWVSVDLTGKGLDWAMVEDLVRESYRLVAPKKLAAQVAAARP
- a CDS encoding adenosylcobinamide-GDP ribazoletransferase, whose translation is MTRGLRLALSLLTILRVRAADPTRDDARWAMTLAPLVGLALGIVAAAAVFATRLLAPSDATPVLAGTVGVATLAALTRGLHLDGLADTADGLGSLRRPADAAAVMRRGDVGPFGVVTLVLVLLLQATSLAACVTVGRATVAVVTATVAGRVAATLSCTPRTPPMSATGLGALVAGTVPRAVALGWAAAATAAAFAAGWYDDARRWHGGTHLALAVVLALAAAHALRWRAVRRLGGVNGDVLGAQVEVAATVVLLVTAL
- the gcvT gene encoding glycine cleavage system aminomethyltransferase GcvT: MTDLKHTALHDRHSALGAKLADFGGWEMPIEYPGGGVLAEHAAVRERVGLFDVSHLGKASVTGPGAFELVNGCLTNDLRRIGPGQAQYTLCCDESGGVVDDLIAYVRSDDDVLLVPNAANTAEVARRLADAAPSGIDVMNLHEAYAILAVQGPRSPGVLRSLGLTDDLAYMAFAEDVWNGHSVIVCRTGYTGEHGYELLARWDDADALWDAALDAVRAHDGLPCGLGARDTLRTEMGYPLHGHELSLDISPVQARAGWAVGWGKPAFWGRDALVAEKERGAARLLWGLKATDRSIPRPGMTVSAGGDAVGEVTSGTFSPTLRVGIGLALLASGIGTGDTVDVDVRGRQVAMEVVKPPFVTAAPK
- a CDS encoding SigE family RNA polymerase sigma factor encodes the protein MRGELTLDDVYAASYRKLVAQLHAVTGSRQEAEDVVQEAFMRAIGRWDQIKEYDAPEAWLRTVALNLARSRWRRAVRGAAALVKHGVPAAEPELSPDHVALMTAMKGLPEAQREALVLHHFVGMSVDEVAAAVGAPSGTIKARLSRGRTALAGVLGMDEEALAGG
- a CDS encoding leucyl aminopeptidase, which codes for MTSLALTGPDVAAAKTDVLIIGAAKGPKGPQLAAGNAAVDKALGGRLAKTLADLGFVGDEDESVRIPTMGATGATSVVVVGLGDAKQVTAETLRRAAGTGVRAAAGTRRALTTLALSGTVAADEALRAVAEGSLLGAYDFTRFRNASLDGRKEPVQAVTVATADPKGKASANAAKRAETVAAAVALARDLVNTPPGDLHPADLADVARTEGAKAGCAVDVMDEKALRKGGYGGILGVGQGSANPPRLVRIAHTHAKATRTLALVGKGVTFDSGGISIKPAASMEWMKSDMAGAAAVVAALTAIARLNLPVNVTGWVPTAENMPSGSAIRPGDVLTMYGGKRVEILNTDAEGRLILADAIVRAGEESPDLIVDAATLTGAQLVALGNRTAGVMANDDDLRARIVDASGRAGEMMWPMPLPAELRKSIDSDVADITNTGDRYGGMLVGGVFLREFVKDGIPWAHLDVAGPAYNTLDAWGYTPKGGTGVPVRTFVQLAEDESAR